The segment AACGCTCGATCGCCACCCGGCCGTCGCCCTCCGGCGTATCCACGACCACGCGCACCACGAGCCCACCGGGACCGGAGAGGATCTCCGCGTCCACGAGCTCGAGGCCGTGGCCGAGCACGATCGGCTCTACGACGGCACGCAGGGTGTCGGGAATGTCGCGGTACATGGGATCTTCTCGAGCTCTTGGAACGCGCAGGCCAGGAGACCGGAGCCTGGAAACAGAAGGGCGGACACCGGGTCCGCCCTGAACGACAACAGCGATCCGCAGCACACCTTCCGGATCCACCCGTAGGCGGACGCGCAAGTGGCCGCACCTTATCCGAATTCTCCCCCCGAGGCAAGCTGGGATGCAGGCTCCCCCGGAGGGCTTCCGGGTCCTCAGCGGACCCCGGGCATCTCGAGCGTCCCGACCAGATCGGCCACCCGCGCGCAGCCCTGCGCCGCGGCGTAGGCGGCGATCCCCTCGGCGACCTCGGCGGCCGCCATCGGGTTCAGGTAGCTGGCCGTGCCGACCTGGACCGCGCGGGCCCCGCAGACCAGGAACTTGAGGGCGTCCTCGGCCGTCACGATCCCGCCGATCCCGCAGATCGGGATCCGCACCGCCTGGGCGGCCTGCCAGACCATGCGCAGCGCCACCGGCCGGATCGCGGGCCCCGAGAGGCCGCCGAGCCCGTTGCGCAGCACGGGCCGGCGCGTGGCGAGGTCGACGTCGAGGGCCTGGAGCGTGTTGATCAGCGAGAGGCCGGAGGCGCCCTCCCCCTCGCAGACGCGCGCCATCTCCCGGATGTCGGTCACGTTCGGCGAGAGCTTCACGAGCAGCGGCAGCGCGCTCGCGCGCCGCGTCTCGCGCACGAGGCGCCCGAGCAGCTCGGGGCGCTGCCCGAACTCGATCCCGCCGCTCTTCACGTGCGGGCAGGAGGCGTTGATCTCGAGACCCGCCACCTTCGGTACGCCGGTCAGGCGCTTGCACACCTCGGTGTAGCGCTCGATCTCGGTCTCGAAGACGCTGGCGACGACTGCGATCCCGTCCGGCAGCAGGGGCAGCTTGTCGGCGACGAAGGCGTCGACGCCGACGTTCTCGAGGCCGATCGCGTTGAGCATCCCGGCCGGCGTCTCGGCGATCCGTGGCGGCAGGTTCCCGCTGCGGGGCTCGAGGGTGAGGCTCTTCGCGACGATGCCGCCGATCCGGGTCAGGTCGAAGAACGGCGCGAGCTCGCTGCCGTAGCCGAAGGTCCCCGAGGCCGTCAGGACGGGATTGCGCAGCGCGATCCCACCGAGGTCGACGGCGGTGTCGACGGGGGGCGTGCTCACGGCAGCGCCTCCCACGCGACCGCGGCAGCGTCGAGCACGGGGCCGTCGCGGCAGACCAGCGCGAAGCCACCGCCCGCGCGCGGCACCGCGCAGCCGAGGCAGACGCCGAAGCCGCAGGCCATCGTGTTCTCGAGCGACACCACGCAGCGGCGCCCGTGGGCCGCGGCGATCGCCGCCGCGGCTCGCATCATCGGGGTCGGACCGCAGGCGTAGACCTGTTCGCCCCCCGCCCCGGGCTCCGCGAGCGCCTCCTCGAGCAGCGCGGTCACGAGGCCGCGGCGGCCCGCACTGCCGTCCTCGGTCGCGATCCGCAGGTCGACGCCGAGCGCGGCGAAGTCGGCGCGCCCCATGAGTTCGCCCTCGTGGCGCGCGCCGAGCAGCACGGCCACCGGCCCGCGCGCCCGCGCCGCCCGCGCGAGGCCGTGGAGCGAGGCGATGCCGGTCCCGCCCCCGACGAGCAGCGCGCGCTGGCCCGCGGCCGGCAGCGCGAAGCCGCTCCCGAGCGGGCCGACCAGCCGCACCCGTTCGCCGGGACGCGCGTCGGCCAGCAGCCGCGTCCCGCGCCCGCCCACCTTGTAGAGGATCTCGACCTCCGCGCCGCCCGGCTCGGGCGCCGCGCGGTAGACCGCCATCGGGCGGGGCAGCAGCGGGTCGAAGCGCGGGGCGGCGCCGGTCGCGCCGGGCGAGAGCATCGCGAACTGCCCGGGCGCGGAGCCCGGCCAGCCCGCGACGCCGAGCACCAGCCGGCGGCCCCCGCCCGCCCGCGCGGCCCCTTCCGGGCCGTTGGCGCGGACCTCGGCGTCGGCGCGGATCGCGAGCGGCCGGGCTGCGGTCAAGGCGGGCTCCTCCTCGAGGCGCCGGCTCATCAGGATGGCGTCCTCCCGGCCCTCGTAGTAGCGGGGCCGGCGGCCGACCGCGAGGAAGCCGTGCCGCGCGTAGAGCGCGAGCGCCGCGCGGTTGCCGGCGCGCACCTCGAGGTGCGCGGCGGCGAGGCCGGCGGCACGGGCCTCGGCGAGCGCGGCCCGGAGCAGCGCACCGCCCCCGCCGCAGCGGCGCCGCGCCGGCGCCACCGCCATCAGGAGCACGTGCAGCTCGCCCGGGCCGTGGCGCGCGAGGAGGAAGCCGGCCACGGGCCCTCGGGGCAGCCCGCGCAACGCGTAGACGCGGGCGTCGGGGCGCGCGAGCTCGCCCGCGAGCGCCTCGGCCGACCAGCCGTGCGCCAGCGCGCCGGCACCGAGCGCCGCGAGCGCCGGCGCCTCCCCGGGCGCGGCGCGCGTGACGAGCCAGGCGCCGCCAGCGCCCGGCTCAGGCGCCCCCACGCGGCGTCTCGATGCGCAGCGCGCGGATCTTGCGCGAGAGGCTCTCGCGCGCGAGCCCGACCGCCTCGGCGGTGCGCGAGACGTTCCAGCCGTGCTCGCGGAGCTTCGTGACCAGGAACTCGCGCTCGAAGGCCCGGCGCGCCTCGTCGAGCGTCCCGGCGGTGCCGCCCTCCTCGCGCGCCGCCACCACCCGCACGCCTTCCGGCAGGTCCTCGGGCTGGAT is part of the Deltaproteobacteria bacterium genome and harbors:
- a CDS encoding dihydroorotate dehydrogenase, whose protein sequence is MSTPPVDTAVDLGGIALRNPVLTASGTFGYGSELAPFFDLTRIGGIVAKSLTLEPRSGNLPPRIAETPAGMLNAIGLENVGVDAFVADKLPLLPDGIAVVASVFETEIERYTEVCKRLTGVPKVAGLEINASCPHVKSGGIEFGQRPELLGRLVRETRRASALPLLVKLSPNVTDIREMARVCEGEGASGLSLINTLQALDVDLATRRPVLRNGLGGLSGPAIRPVALRMVWQAAQAVRIPICGIGGIVTAEDALKFLVCGARAVQVGTASYLNPMAAAEVAEGIAAYAAAQGCARVADLVGTLEMPGVR
- a CDS encoding GNAT family N-acetyltransferase — translated: MGAPEPGAGGAWLVTRAAPGEAPALAALGAGALAHGWSAEALAGELARPDARVYALRGLPRGPVAGFLLARHGPGELHVLLMAVAPARRRCGGGGALLRAALAEARAAGLAAAHLEVRAGNRAALALYARHGFLAVGRRPRYYEGREDAILMSRRLEEEPALTAARPLAIRADAEVRANGPEGAARAGGGRRLVLGVAGWPGSAPGQFAMLSPGATGAAPRFDPLLPRPMAVYRAAPEPGGAEVEILYKVGGRGTRLLADARPGERVRLVGPLGSGFALPAAGQRALLVGGGTGIASLHGLARAARARGPVAVLLGARHEGELMGRADFAALGVDLRIATEDGSAGRRGLVTALLEEALAEPGAGGEQVYACGPTPMMRAAAAIAAAHGRRCVVSLENTMACGFGVCLGCAVPRAGGGFALVCRDGPVLDAAAVAWEALP